A stretch of Campylobacter gracilis DNA encodes these proteins:
- the msrB gene encoding peptide-methionine (R)-S-oxide reductase MsrB — MKISKVLICLFALAAGYLVALNAADGGSAADANFKVKGGGMNANVKEIYLAGGCFWGMEAYFKQLDGVVATQVGYANGKSDKASYEGLHSSDHAETLMLKFDANVISEPEILAHYFRIIDPFSIDKQGNDRGRQYRTGIYYADEASGELARFFIAAQQAKFKEKIAVEVAPLKNFVRAEEYHQDYLGKNPGGYCHIDLRLAKKPLEDDEKFKVQSKEELKKNLTELQYQVTQEKATERPFSSEYDKNYKKGIYIDIVSKKPLFSSTDKFDAGCGWPSFSKPITTDAIAYAQDDSHGMQRVEVSSRVGGSHLGHVFDDGPREKGGMRYCINGASLKFIPLEEMDALGYGDYKIYVE; from the coding sequence ATGAAAATTTCTAAAGTTTTAATCTGCCTCTTTGCTTTGGCGGCGGGTTATTTAGTCGCGCTAAATGCCGCAGACGGCGGCAGCGCGGCGGACGCAAATTTTAAAGTTAAAGGGGGCGGCATGAACGCAAACGTAAAAGAAATTTATCTGGCAGGCGGCTGCTTTTGGGGCATGGAGGCGTATTTCAAGCAGCTTGACGGCGTAGTCGCGACGCAGGTGGGCTACGCCAACGGCAAGAGCGATAAGGCAAGCTACGAAGGGCTGCATAGCAGCGACCACGCCGAGACGCTAATGCTTAAATTTGACGCCAATGTCATCAGCGAACCTGAAATTTTGGCGCATTATTTCCGCATCATCGATCCGTTCTCGATCGACAAGCAAGGTAACGATCGCGGGCGCCAATACCGCACGGGCATCTACTATGCCGACGAGGCGAGCGGCGAGCTGGCGCGCTTTTTCATAGCGGCGCAGCAGGCGAAATTTAAAGAAAAGATCGCCGTTGAAGTAGCACCGCTAAAGAATTTCGTTCGCGCCGAGGAGTATCATCAGGACTATCTCGGCAAAAACCCGGGCGGATACTGCCACATCGATCTGCGCCTAGCCAAAAAGCCGCTTGAGGACGATGAGAAATTTAAAGTGCAAAGCAAGGAGGAGCTGAAGAAAAATTTAACCGAGCTTCAGTATCAGGTCACGCAGGAAAAGGCGACCGAGCGGCCGTTTTCGAGCGAATACGATAAGAATTATAAAAAGGGTATCTACATCGACATCGTGTCGAAAAAGCCGCTGTTTTCATCCACAGATAAATTTGACGCGGGCTGCGGCTGGCCGAGCTTTTCAAAGCCGATAACGACCGATGCGATCGCGTACGCGCAAGATGACAGCCACGGCATGCAGCGCGTCGAGGTCTCAAGCCGCGTAGGAGGCAGTCATTTAGGACACGTCTTTGATGACGGACCGAGAGAGAAGGGCGGTATGAGATACTGCATCAACGGCGCGAGTTTGAAATTTATCCCGCTTGAGGAGATGGACGCGCTAGGCTACGGGGATTATAAAATTTACGTAGAGTAA
- the purH gene encoding bifunctional phosphoribosylaminoimidazolecarboxamide formyltransferase/IMP cyclohydrolase, whose amino-acid sequence MRALISVSDKKGVVEFAKGLQRLGFEILSTGGTHKLLLQNGVKAAEVSQYTDSPEMFEGRVKTLHPKIHGGILYKRNDANHVSQAAQHDIGGIDLVCVNLYPFKATVAHTDDFSEIIENIDIGGPAMVRSAAKNFASVYVVTSPLDYDAVLQNLASSDESEKLKFRQNLMIKAYEHTAAYDAMIANYMNERFNGGFGAKKFITGSKVFDTRYGENPHQKGALYEFEDFFSNHFKSLKGEASFNNMTDMHGALMLASSFGKAPAVAICKHANPCGFAVKSSLLESYVEALKCDPVSAYGGVVAINGVLDEELAHKINEIFVEVILAARVKPAALAVFEKKKRIKIFEQGGEFLIRENDKYDFKFIDGGFVYQQRDYVGADEVANARCVTGRAASESELNDLKIAWQIAALTKSNCVVYVKARAMVAIGMGMTSRVDAARAAVAKARDVGVDLRGCALASEAFFPFKDSIEIAHAAGVAAVVQPGGSIRDDEVIASADEFGMAMYFTGVRHFLH is encoded by the coding sequence ATGAGAGCGTTAATCAGCGTAAGCGATAAGAAGGGCGTCGTAGAGTTTGCCAAAGGGTTGCAGAGGCTCGGATTTGAAATTTTAAGCACGGGCGGCACGCATAAACTGCTTTTGCAAAATGGCGTGAAAGCAGCGGAAGTGAGCCAATACACGGACTCGCCCGAGATGTTTGAGGGGCGGGTTAAGACCCTGCATCCAAAGATCCACGGCGGAATTTTGTATAAGCGAAACGACGCAAATCACGTAAGCCAAGCCGCGCAGCACGACATCGGCGGCATCGATCTCGTGTGCGTAAATTTATATCCTTTTAAAGCGACAGTAGCCCACACCGACGATTTTTCAGAGATTATCGAAAATATCGATATCGGCGGCCCTGCGATGGTTCGAAGCGCGGCTAAGAATTTCGCAAGCGTCTATGTCGTCACGAGCCCACTTGATTACGACGCGGTTTTGCAAAATTTAGCGAGCTCGGACGAGAGCGAGAAGCTGAAATTTAGGCAAAATTTAATGATAAAAGCTTATGAGCACACCGCAGCCTACGATGCGATGATCGCAAACTATATGAACGAGCGCTTTAACGGCGGCTTCGGCGCGAAAAAATTTATCACGGGCAGCAAGGTTTTTGATACTCGCTACGGCGAAAATCCGCACCAAAAGGGCGCGCTGTACGAGTTCGAGGATTTTTTTAGCAACCATTTTAAGAGCTTAAAGGGCGAGGCGAGCTTTAACAATATGACCGATATGCACGGTGCGCTGATGCTCGCTAGCAGCTTCGGTAAGGCGCCTGCAGTAGCGATCTGCAAGCACGCCAATCCATGCGGCTTTGCCGTGAAATCTAGCCTGCTTGAAAGCTACGTAGAGGCGCTAAAATGCGACCCAGTCTCGGCATACGGCGGCGTCGTGGCGATAAACGGCGTTTTGGACGAGGAGCTAGCGCATAAGATCAATGAAATTTTTGTCGAAGTTATCCTTGCCGCTCGCGTCAAGCCCGCAGCGCTTGCGGTATTTGAAAAGAAAAAGCGCATTAAAATTTTCGAGCAGGGCGGGGAGTTTTTAATTCGCGAAAACGACAAGTATGATTTTAAATTCATTGACGGCGGCTTCGTATATCAGCAGCGCGACTACGTGGGCGCGGACGAGGTCGCAAACGCCCGCTGCGTCACGGGGCGCGCGGCTAGCGAGAGCGAGCTTAACGATCTAAAAATCGCGTGGCAGATCGCCGCACTTACGAAGAGTAACTGCGTAGTTTACGTCAAAGCTCGCGCGATGGTCGCGATCGGCATGGGTATGACGAGCCGCGTGGACGCCGCACGTGCGGCAGTAGCGAAGGCTCGCGACGTGGGCGTCGATCTGCGCGGCTGCGCGCTTGCCAGCGAGGCATTTTTTCCGTTTAAAGACAGCATCGAGATCGCCCATGCCGCGGGCGTCGCGGCGGTGGTGCAGCCAGGCGGCAGCATCCGCGACGATGAGGTGATCGCAAGCGCCGACGAGTTCGGCATGGCGATGTATTTTACGGGAGTGCGCCACTTTTTGCACTAA
- a CDS encoding cold-shock protein → MGEVISGSVKKFFLDKGFGFITDDDGVEYFFHKNDILNAKIASGDFVLFKPSVGPKGSIAKQISLVSFEIPSKIFFENEIPREYKILERSSYRFSIFGVDGRIIGCKNSTKNRLKIYAEAFGANALLNIQYNKGQEERTNDTIIYDEDGDINCIIPNTYYVNTHLFSANLARVGKKVSSEAKKDPNLLHKIPLDTLIEESKKYLDEKSGYALIRSAALFAIIVLLFNSLLVAPSALIFIISLVIAFFVTRFIFPNFKALA, encoded by the coding sequence ATGGGAGAGGTAATCAGTGGTAGCGTGAAGAAATTTTTTCTCGATAAGGGTTTCGGTTTTATTACTGATGATGATGGCGTGGAGTATTTCTTTCATAAAAATGATATTTTGAATGCAAAAATTGCGTCAGGCGATTTTGTATTATTTAAACCGAGCGTCGGTCCTAAAGGAAGCATTGCAAAGCAGATAAGCCTAGTTAGTTTCGAGATTCCTTCAAAAATTTTTTTTGAAAATGAAATACCTCGCGAGTATAAAATTTTAGAGCGTTCATCTTATAGATTTTCTATTTTTGGTGTGGACGGCAGAATTATAGGATGTAAAAATTCCACTAAAAATAGACTAAAAATATACGCAGAGGCTTTCGGTGCAAACGCTTTGTTAAATATCCAATATAATAAAGGCCAAGAAGAGCGCACCAACGATACTATTATTTATGATGAAGATGGTGATATTAACTGCATTATACCAAATACTTATTATGTAAATACTCATCTGTTTAGCGCAAATTTAGCAAGAGTAGGCAAAAAGGTATCTAGCGAGGCTAAAAAAGATCCGAATTTGCTTCATAAAATCCCTTTAGATACGCTCATAGAGGAGAGCAAAAAATATCTCGATGAAAAAAGCGGATACGCTCTGATTAGGTCTGCTGCGCTTTTTGCTATAATTGTTTTACTTTTTAATAGTTTGTTAGTAGCCCCAAGTGCTCTTATTTTTATAATATCTCTCGTTATAGCTTTTTTTGTAACTAGATTTATATTTCCCAATTTTAAGGCTTTAGCATGA
- a CDS encoding SDH family Clp fold serine proteinase: MGFLSKDEEPQKQGAKKAAKQPPILMKQTQEVITNIEKYLGAPLLTYFNSGAGSVCGNDAISINDHLKGKHFEKLYLYIKSDGGSGIASLKIVSILRNHCDELIALVPANCASAATMMALGANKILMGPLGYLTSVDTSLRHELSPVTNTNDQANVSMDELSRVVKLWKNNERPNDENPYKELYKYIHPLVFGAVDRASSLSLKICREILRYHFEDEQKIAFISDKLNSGYPSHDYPILFREANELGLQVEKMDTRLSEMLQILNELYAEMGQRTFTDFDENNYHDNNIANIIEILGCQIYYQIDKDWFYREEEKRWIVLNDESSWRKNEIDGKNIKNSIYYI, from the coding sequence ATGGGATTTTTATCCAAAGACGAAGAGCCGCAGAAGCAGGGCGCCAAAAAGGCGGCGAAGCAACCGCCTATTTTGATGAAGCAAACGCAAGAGGTGATCACCAATATCGAGAAATATCTGGGCGCACCGCTGCTTACCTATTTTAATTCGGGCGCGGGCAGTGTCTGCGGCAACGACGCGATCAGTATCAACGACCACCTAAAGGGCAAGCATTTCGAAAAGCTCTACCTTTACATCAAATCTGACGGCGGCAGCGGCATCGCCTCGCTTAAGATCGTCTCGATCCTGCGCAACCATTGCGACGAGCTGATCGCTCTAGTGCCGGCAAACTGCGCTTCGGCGGCTACGATGATGGCGCTTGGGGCGAATAAAATTTTAATGGGGCCGTTAGGATACCTAACGTCGGTCGATACTTCGCTACGTCACGAGCTTTCGCCGGTTACGAACACAAACGATCAAGCCAACGTATCGATGGACGAGCTAAGTCGCGTGGTGAAGCTTTGGAAAAATAACGAACGCCCCAACGACGAGAACCCGTATAAAGAGCTTTACAAGTATATCCATCCGCTCGTTTTCGGCGCCGTCGATCGCGCAAGCAGCCTGTCGCTTAAAATTTGCCGCGAAATTCTGCGCTACCACTTCGAAGATGAGCAAAAGATCGCCTTTATCAGCGACAAGCTAAACAGCGGCTACCCGTCGCACGACTATCCGATCTTATTCAGAGAGGCTAACGAGCTTGGGCTTCAGGTCGAGAAGATGGATACGCGCCTAAGCGAGATGCTTCAAATTTTAAACGAGCTCTACGCCGAGATGGGGCAGCGCACCTTCACCGACTTCGACGAGAACAATTACCACGACAACAACATCGCCAACATCATCGAAATTTTGGGATGCCAGATCTACTATCAGATCGACAAGGATTGGTTTTACCGTGAGGAGGAGAAGCGCTGGATCGTGCTAAACGACGAGAGCTCGTGGCGCAAAAACGAGATCGACGGCAAAAATATCAAAAACAGCATCTATTATATTTAG
- a CDS encoding molecular chaperone DjiA, with translation MLSIIFLLIALYIFAQIGVAFGNSGYRGKAQMQLAEAKILVALLAKVAKSDGHVSESEAAMISEILDDLVRQMGAGEREREALKLVYKLEKENFANVRELAEKYNQIYRPSPSRKTGLIYFFLNLAYVDRGFSAAERRTISQICDGLGIAEHIQSQIFATFERSFYGTYYENGGAQSSSAYDEYDGYSTRSGGYWDKYGGRSTGGYGSSSYGGGTGYGYGGTAGSGYGGSQSSSGYGGYSSGYSDGYSGSSQGSAKSKRDPYEILGLSKDATFSEIKKKYRELVKKYHPDILMGKGADEEIIQEGTKKLQEINEAYKILKERFGEK, from the coding sequence GTGCTTAGCATCATATTTCTTTTAATCGCGCTGTATATTTTCGCGCAGATCGGTGTGGCTTTCGGCAACTCTGGCTATCGCGGCAAGGCTCAAATGCAGCTAGCAGAGGCTAAAATTTTAGTAGCACTTCTAGCCAAGGTCGCCAAAAGCGACGGGCACGTAAGCGAGTCCGAAGCCGCGATGATAAGCGAAATTTTAGACGATTTGGTACGCCAAATGGGCGCCGGCGAACGCGAACGCGAGGCGCTGAAGCTCGTTTATAAGCTCGAGAAAGAAAACTTCGCAAATGTGCGCGAGCTCGCCGAAAAATATAACCAAATCTACCGCCCGAGCCCGAGCCGCAAAACGGGGCTAATCTATTTCTTTTTAAATTTAGCCTACGTCGATCGCGGTTTTAGTGCGGCAGAGCGGCGCACAATCTCGCAGATTTGCGACGGGTTGGGCATTGCAGAGCATATCCAAAGCCAGATTTTCGCGACCTTTGAGCGCAGCTTTTATGGCACATATTACGAAAACGGCGGCGCGCAAAGCAGCTCCGCTTACGATGAATACGACGGCTATAGCACAAGAAGCGGCGGGTATTGGGACAAATACGGCGGCAGAAGCACGGGCGGCTACGGAAGCAGTAGTTACGGCGGCGGCACCGGCTACGGATATGGCGGCACGGCGGGTTCGGGCTACGGAGGCTCGCAAAGTTCTAGCGGTTACGGCGGGTATTCGAGTGGATATAGCGACGGCTATTCGGGCAGCTCGCAAGGCTCCGCCAAAAGCAAAAGAGATCCGTATGAAATTTTGGGGCTCTCCAAGGACGCTACGTTTAGCGAGATCAAGAAAAAATATCGCGAGCTCGTGAAAAAATACCACCCCGACATCCTGATGGGCAAGGGCGCGGACGAGGAGATCATCCAGGAGGGCACGAAGAAGCTTCAGGAGATCAACGAGGCGTATAAAATTTTAAAGGAGCGTTTCGGCGAGAAGTAG
- the purL gene encoding phosphoribosylformylglycinamidine synthase subunit PurL: MDKKVVAAHKISDEEYEKILKILGREPNLLELGIFSAMWSEHCSYKSSKKYLSGFPTKAPWVIQGPGENAGVIDIGGGMAAVFKMESHNHPSFIEPFQGAATGVGGILRDIFTMGARVEANMNSLRFGEVRGRSESARKQRYLLKGAVAGIAHYGNCMGIPTIGGETSFDKSFDGNILVNAFALGIVKKDEIFYGRAEGVGNSVIYVGSKTGRDGLGGAVMASDSFNDANKSLRPTVQVGDPFAEKLLMEACLELFKTDYVVGIQDMGAAGLTSSSFEMAGRSGSGMRLNLDLVPMREAGMSPYELMLSESQERMLICAKKGCEEKIKEIFAKWDLDAAVIGEVTDSGKMELFWHGELAGVIPIEPLSEAAPVLDRPIKEPAYMAQIARQNLCGCGASERELEAAFDKIFEDPEVLNKSYIYDQYDANVGLNSAKRPGMLGAAVMRVKQNGVKLAMAADCNTRMNYVHPRIGAALAVASAGRKVAMSGATPLAITDCLNYGNPQNPEVMWQFAQGCEGIKQACATLNTPVISGNVSLYNETGGVSIQPTPAIVCVGTNEGEIIPSDFCASGVSVYLVGDTKGVFAGSLYMKAVENRVAGSLPELNLKAERALWDFAIEAGKSGVLEFANSVGIGGVAITLAKMACVGGIGGEFEMSCDDSRDIFDESFSRAIFGVRNEAKFKELAAKYGLSLMRLGVSGGEAFRINSVRKNLKALKEIYFGEFAKIVKSED; the protein is encoded by the coding sequence ATGGACAAAAAAGTAGTAGCGGCACATAAAATTTCAGACGAAGAATATGAAAAAATTTTAAAAATTTTAGGTCGCGAGCCGAATCTGCTCGAGCTTGGGATTTTTAGCGCGATGTGGAGCGAGCACTGCAGCTATAAATCGAGTAAAAAATACTTAAGCGGCTTTCCGACCAAGGCGCCTTGGGTTATCCAAGGCCCGGGCGAAAACGCAGGCGTCATCGACATCGGCGGCGGCATGGCTGCGGTTTTTAAGATGGAAAGCCACAACCACCCTAGCTTCATAGAGCCTTTTCAGGGGGCTGCGACCGGCGTGGGCGGGATACTGCGCGATATCTTTACGATGGGCGCGCGCGTCGAGGCCAATATGAACTCGCTTCGTTTCGGCGAGGTGCGAGGAAGAAGCGAAAGTGCCAGGAAGCAGCGCTATCTGCTAAAAGGAGCAGTCGCAGGTATCGCTCACTATGGCAACTGCATGGGCATCCCTACGATAGGCGGCGAGACGAGCTTTGATAAGAGCTTTGACGGCAACATTTTAGTTAATGCCTTTGCTCTAGGTATCGTTAAAAAGGATGAAATTTTCTATGGCAGGGCCGAAGGCGTCGGCAACAGCGTGATCTACGTGGGCTCTAAGACGGGCCGTGACGGGCTCGGAGGAGCCGTGATGGCGAGCGATAGCTTTAATGACGCAAACAAATCCCTGCGCCCGACCGTGCAGGTGGGCGATCCGTTCGCCGAAAAGCTGCTGATGGAGGCGTGCTTGGAGCTTTTTAAAACCGATTATGTCGTGGGTATCCAGGATATGGGCGCGGCGGGGCTTACTTCAAGCAGCTTTGAGATGGCTGGACGCAGCGGCAGCGGCATGAGGTTAAATTTGGACCTTGTGCCGATGCGAGAGGCAGGGATGAGCCCGTACGAGCTGATGCTAAGCGAGAGCCAGGAGCGCATGCTGATCTGCGCCAAAAAGGGCTGCGAGGAGAAAATCAAAGAAATTTTTGCCAAATGGGATCTGGATGCCGCCGTAATCGGCGAGGTGACGGATAGTGGCAAGATGGAGCTTTTTTGGCACGGCGAGCTAGCGGGCGTTATCCCGATCGAGCCGCTTAGCGAGGCGGCACCCGTGCTGGATCGCCCGATAAAAGAGCCTGCATATATGGCGCAGATCGCGCGGCAAAATTTGTGTGGTTGCGGCGCAAGCGAGCGCGAGCTGGAAGCGGCGTTTGATAAAATTTTTGAGGACCCAGAAGTACTAAATAAATCCTACATCTACGATCAATACGACGCCAACGTAGGGCTAAACTCCGCCAAGCGTCCCGGCATGCTGGGCGCTGCTGTGATGCGCGTTAAGCAAAACGGCGTAAAGCTCGCGATGGCTGCGGACTGCAACACGCGGATGAATTACGTCCATCCTCGCATAGGCGCGGCGCTCGCGGTAGCGTCGGCAGGGCGAAAGGTCGCGATGAGCGGCGCAACGCCTCTAGCTATCACCGATTGCCTAAACTACGGCAATCCGCAAAATCCCGAGGTTATGTGGCAGTTCGCGCAGGGCTGCGAGGGGATCAAGCAGGCTTGCGCCACGCTAAATACCCCGGTCATCAGCGGCAACGTAAGCCTTTATAACGAAACGGGCGGCGTTAGCATCCAGCCCACTCCCGCGATCGTGTGCGTGGGCACGAACGAGGGCGAGATCATCCCTAGCGATTTTTGCGCTAGCGGCGTGAGCGTCTATCTGGTAGGCGATACGAAGGGCGTATTTGCGGGCTCGCTTTATATGAAAGCGGTGGAAAATCGCGTCGCAGGCAGCCTACCTGAGTTAAATTTAAAGGCCGAGCGCGCTTTGTGGGACTTCGCGATAGAAGCGGGCAAGAGCGGGGTTTTGGAATTTGCAAACTCCGTAGGAATCGGCGGCGTGGCGATTACGCTTGCAAAGATGGCGTGCGTGGGCGGCATCGGTGGCGAGTTTGAGATGAGCTGCGACGATAGCAGAGATATTTTCGACGAGAGCTTTTCGCGCGCGATTTTCGGCGTGCGCAACGAGGCAAAATTTAAAGAGCTGGCCGCAAAATACGGGCTAAGCTTGATGCGTCTAGGCGTCAGCGGCGGCGAAGCATTTCGTATAAATTCCGTCCGTAAAAATCTAAAGGCGTTAAAAGAAATTTACTTCGGCGAGTTTGCCAAGATCGTAAAGAGCGAAGATTAG
- a CDS encoding glycosyltransferase family 2 protein encodes MIKASVYAIVMNEERHIERMLRSVSDFAEIIIVDSGSTDATLQIARKFTDKIYHHDWQGEGVQKNYAFSLCSNEWVLNLDGDEEVSPELKGEIEEFMSQSDYSALDIKFHEYSLGRKCSDLVHKNTHIRFFRKECGEYRNMGVHAQISIVKGAVKKSKFCVNHFSEKPIAELVTKNNNYSTLRAQGDFEKGKKPSLAKLLLIYPFAFFKSYILRRSLFDGRKGFITANINAFYAFLKEAKLYEKYLKKGED; translated from the coding sequence ATGATTAAAGCGTCCGTTTATGCGATAGTGATGAATGAGGAGCGCCACATCGAGCGTATGCTGCGTAGCGTGTCGGATTTTGCCGAGATCATAATCGTCGATAGCGGCAGCACCGATGCCACGCTGCAAATCGCGCGTAAATTTACCGATAAAATTTACCATCACGATTGGCAGGGCGAGGGGGTGCAGAAAAACTACGCATTTTCGCTATGTAGCAACGAATGGGTGCTCAATCTCGACGGCGACGAGGAGGTAAGTCCTGAGCTAAAAGGCGAGATAGAGGAGTTTATGAGCCAGAGCGATTACTCTGCGCTGGATATTAAATTTCACGAATACTCGCTCGGACGCAAGTGCTCCGATCTCGTGCATAAAAACACCCACATCCGCTTCTTTCGCAAGGAGTGCGGCGAGTATAGAAATATGGGCGTTCACGCGCAAATTTCGATCGTAAAAGGCGCAGTAAAAAAGAGTAAATTTTGCGTCAACCATTTTAGCGAAAAGCCGATCGCCGAGCTCGTTACGAAAAACAACAACTACTCCACGCTACGCGCGCAGGGGGATTTTGAGAAGGGCAAGAAGCCGAGCCTTGCGAAGCTTTTGCTGATCTATCCGTTTGCGTTTTTTAAATCATACATTTTGCGCAGATCGCTTTTTGACGGGCGCAAGGGATTTATCACGGCAAACATTAACGCATTTTACGCGTTTTTAAAAGAGGCGAAACTTTACGAGAAGTATCTTAAAAAGGGCGAAGATTAA
- a CDS encoding polysaccharide deacetylase family protein yields MNYIFMFLIFAAAVGVSLRYNWWRIPQGWHKARVLMYHSVEEHKGDKFDKWRLKPADFERQIAWLAKNGFESFKLSELIALERLPKKAVCITFDDGFENNFTDAFEILKKYDFKASIFLVPDAVQNDWERANTTHLARMLNEEQILKMQASGLVEFGAHTMHHVNLDLTYASDPQLATDEIIESKARVARICGRPCEVFAYPYGKFNDEILNIARSNFKGAVVVKRGLYEAGDDKYAVKRIGILGTEGFFDFWLKFTRIRNKL; encoded by the coding sequence ATGAACTATATTTTTATGTTTCTGATCTTTGCCGCCGCGGTGGGCGTTTCGCTGCGGTATAACTGGTGGCGGATCCCGCAGGGCTGGCATAAGGCGCGGGTGCTGATGTATCATAGCGTAGAGGAGCATAAGGGCGATAAATTCGACAAATGGCGGCTGAAGCCTGCGGATTTTGAAAGACAGATCGCGTGGCTTGCGAAAAATGGCTTTGAAAGCTTTAAGCTTAGCGAGCTTATCGCGCTAGAGCGGCTGCCTAAAAAGGCGGTTTGCATCACATTCGACGACGGGTTTGAAAATAACTTTACCGATGCCTTTGAAATTTTGAAAAAATACGATTTCAAAGCGAGCATATTTTTGGTGCCGGATGCCGTACAAAACGACTGGGAGCGCGCTAACACGACCCACCTTGCGCGGATGCTAAACGAGGAGCAAATTTTAAAAATGCAAGCAAGCGGGCTGGTGGAGTTCGGCGCGCATACGATGCACCACGTAAATTTAGACCTTACCTACGCGAGCGATCCGCAGCTAGCCACAGATGAGATCATCGAATCCAAGGCTCGCGTAGCGCGTATTTGCGGGCGGCCGTGCGAGGTGTTTGCCTACCCGTACGGTAAATTTAACGACGAAATTTTAAATATCGCCAGATCAAATTTTAAAGGCGCGGTGGTCGTCAAGCGCGGACTTTACGAGGCGGGCGACGATAAATACGCCGTAAAGCGTATCGGTATTTTGGGCACGGAGGGGTTTTTTGATTTTTGGCTGAAATTTACGAGGATAAGGAACAAACTATGA
- a CDS encoding O-antigen ligase family protein, which yields MLSKFSYEKIMGYLLYILSLSFFVGKSYNVFSALIVVIFLFHTFKERLFCVFKDKFFIFMSIWCIYMLSSVIWATHKDGIISAAGVLFLWVLLYLAIKTYLDSKDKLERFFKFQTYIVLFVAFNALLQFLIGYNIFGVPILDGRATDIFFSSNSRIFPFILPLYVGVFGAMLSLKDRSSSHYILYGSALFGILIAVPLSGSRGPLLLLSVFIPIIVWTSPYRKTAFIMLAVLCVCVISIAFNSDKLQDRLISLAHPFENQKHLRVAIWKTAIEEFKDNPILGVGFKNFKYRQFDYYKPEFESYEIDKEQNKMVEHAHSPWMDILAEQGIVGFGFAITLFFSILYNVYRKGTFILIGAFSVFYAFSFLNSTFVISKSRWSFFMIFSITIFMLVANYYKYINSSSDRKVDDVKESR from the coding sequence ATGTTATCAAAATTTAGCTATGAAAAGATTATGGGATATTTATTATATATATTGTCTTTAAGTTTTTTTGTAGGTAAGTCTTATAATGTCTTCAGCGCCCTAATAGTAGTTATATTTCTATTCCATACTTTTAAGGAGCGCTTATTTTGCGTGTTTAAAGATAAATTTTTTATATTTATGTCTATTTGGTGTATATATATGCTGTCTAGTGTAATTTGGGCAACACATAAAGATGGCATTATTAGTGCTGCAGGAGTTTTATTCTTATGGGTACTTTTGTATTTGGCGATTAAGACATATCTTGATTCCAAGGATAAATTAGAAAGATTTTTTAAATTTCAAACTTATATTGTTTTATTCGTTGCATTCAATGCACTGCTACAATTTCTTATAGGCTATAATATTTTTGGCGTTCCGATTTTGGATGGTAGGGCGACCGATATATTTTTTTCTAGCAATAGCAGAATTTTCCCTTTTATCTTGCCTCTTTATGTTGGAGTGTTTGGGGCTATGCTTAGTTTGAAAGATCGCTCTTCATCTCATTACATTCTATACGGCTCGGCTCTTTTTGGAATTTTAATAGCTGTTCCGCTAAGCGGCTCCAGGGGTCCTTTATTATTACTTTCCGTGTTTATCCCTATAATAGTTTGGACTAGCCCTTATAGAAAAACAGCTTTTATTATGTTAGCTGTTTTATGTGTATGTGTGATTTCTATAGCCTTTAATAGCGATAAATTACAGGATAGGTTGATTTCTTTAGCACATCCATTCGAGAATCAAAAGCACCTTAGGGTGGCTATTTGGAAAACTGCTATAGAAGAATTTAAAGATAATCCTATATTGGGCGTAGGTTTTAAAAATTTTAAATATAGACAATTCGATTACTATAAACCGGAATTTGAAAGTTACGAAATAGATAAGGAACAAAATAAAATGGTTGAACATGCGCATAGCCCTTGGATGGATATACTTGCAGAGCAAGGAATTGTTGGATTTGGGTTTGCCATTACACTATTTTTTAGTATCCTTTATAATGTTTATAGAAAAGGAACTTTTATATTGATTGGTGCATTTAGTGTTTTTTATGCATTTTCCTTTTTAAATTCCACTTTTGTAATTTCTAAGAGCCGTTGGTCGTTTTTTATGATATTTTCTATAACTATATTTATGCTTGTCGCTAACTATTATAAATATATAAATTCATCGAGTGATAGAAAAGTTGATGATGTAAAAGAATCAAGATGA